The genomic DNA GTAAAAGTGGATGATGGGATCGTGCTGTCCCGTGGATTTGCCAAAGTCCTGCAGCAGCTCGGACACATCTGTAGCGCGAAAAATGTCCGCCAGCGCGTCCACCACCCAGGCGATGCGGTCGTCCAGGTCGTACCCGGCAATGTACTGGAAGAGCTTCCGCAGGAACGGATTGGTCTTCGGTATGAGTTCGGCGGCTTCCTGCCGGGAGAACGAGTCCAGCGTCGGGTCGTGCAGCCGCGCCGCAAACATCCCGTACGCGATGGTCTGCGCATAGATGTCCGCAAACTTTTTGGCGTCGATGTCGTGCATCAGCACGTTCCGGAACGCCGCCAGCTGCTCCCGGAGTGTGGTATTCGCCGGCTCATTCACCCGATCCGCTTCTTCTGACTCATCCATATTCAGTGCATTCTCGATGATCGTGGAGAGCAGGCGCGCCTTCCCAGCCATCATTTTGGAGAGTTTCGCCGCCGATCGGATTGTTTGTCCCCCGAATGTGGCAAAGTCGATAATGAGATCTTTGAACTTGTCGAACTTCTCCGGGATCGGTTCGATTTTCCCATCGATGATCTCAGCGATGCGCACCGAGGTCATGAATTCGCCGTTGGCGTAGAAGCGGAAGTCCAGGTAATCGGTAAAGATAAACGGATCGTGGGTGGATTTGTACCGGTTGAACTGCTCCTTGTTGGCTTTTTTCCCCGCCAAGTCCGGATCGCCGATGTCCTTGGCTTCGATAAATCCGATGGGAATGCCATCTTTGGTAAGGATGTAGTCCGGCGCGCCGCACGCCACCCGGGCCGGCTCGTTGGTCACCAGCACGTCCTCCAGCATGGACTCCAGCAGCGCCTGCAAATCCCCGCGGTAGCTGTGCTCACGGGAGATACCGGTCCGATACCGCTTATTCAGTTCGTCGATGTAGTGGGTGATGGTCATACTGAGAGTAAAGATAACGGTGTTAGCCAGTATTCCCAAGTACGACTGGACATTATGATGGTCAGGGGTGCGATTCACATGGTGTTTCACAGAAAAAAAGCCCGACCAGCGTAAATACTGATCGGGCTAATTGTGGTTAGTGCCTGCTATCCGTTGCGAAAACCGGAAGGTGGCGCCCTCTATTTGCCGCACCGTTCCTCTTTTGCTCTACACTATTACGCGCCGTACTCGTGATCCGGATCAGGTGTATAGGATTTATACCACTCGTATTCACCGTTCACAGCATAGTTGATGGTGCGCTTCAACAGTGATGTAATTTCTTCTTCGCTCATCGGCTCGAAATTGCGTGTGATTTCGATATTTTCCTTCAGTTCTTCCAGAGATTGCATTCCGGAGCAGACCGTGGAGACCGGTTGAGTCATGGCGAAGCGGAGCCCTTCTTCCGGTGTCAGGATATTCTCACGATACAGGGCGCCGCCGGCCAAGGATTTCATCCCGATGACGCCGATATTTTTTTCGATGGCCGTGGGCAGGACATTCTGGGTAAAACTCAGATAATGGTTATCCAGCGGATTAATCGGCATCTGGACGGTTTCCCAGTCGAAGCCCCTGTGGATCATATCCAGGTGGAGCGCCGGCCGGAAATGCCCGGTAAACCCGATATGCCTGATCTTGCCCTCCTCCTTTGCCTTCTGCGCAAAATCCAACACACCGGAATCGTAAATGGAATCGATCTCCCACTG from Candidatus Neomarinimicrobiota bacterium includes the following:
- a CDS encoding aldo/keto reductase; its protein translation is MALSRREFIKLTAASAAWAVAGMPILAESRNGMPYRKLGKTGLEVSLLTVGGYSIGIDRLTDKESIEMMRTAIDEGINFFDNAWHYHDGQSEERMGKALQDGYREKVILMTKHHGRNPENARQHLEESLRRLQTDYIDVWQFHEIDEQWEIDSIYDSGVLDFAQKAKEEGKIRHIGFTGHFRPALHLDMIHRGFDWETVQMPINPLDNHYLSFTQNVLPTAIEKNIGVIGMKSLAGGALYRENILTPEEGLRFAMTQPVSTVCSGMQSLEELKENIEITRNFEPMSEEEITSLLKRTINYAVNGEYEWYKSYTPDPDHEYGA